Below is a window of Phoenix dactylifera cultivar Barhee BC4 chromosome 7, palm_55x_up_171113_PBpolish2nd_filt_p, whole genome shotgun sequence DNA.
GGTCACACTTAACATTTCCCTCCTTCCTTCtaaacaaataataataataaaaaatatgtaaacaGCTAAAACTAAGAGAAAATATatcttttaaattaaaaaaaaaaagagattttatTCCAGAAACAAATTGCATAAACTGAGGGTGTCAATGGGTTGAGTTTAGGTTGGATTTACTAGATATAAACTCAAacctaattaatatattggatCTAAAAAAGGTCAAGTATTAAATTTGATTTTGGGTAGAAATTTGATGTGCAACAAGCGATTTTACtatgttttcattttttaaatCCCAAAATGCTACCTTATGAGTTGTGAAGCATGAATATATAAAAACATTAAAATTATAGCTAAAAGAGGAACTTTTTCAACACTTTTGTGACCTAAGCATCCATCGACTAAAAGACATAtgtattaaataattaaaaaaatactaaaaaagGACAACAACAAATGACATGGATAACAATTTGGTGGAACACAATTGGTTATGATCTTGCTTCTCTCGCCttgattttttcttttacaaTTAAACAACTTATAGATGCATAGATCTATATATATGAATGTATATttctatatatttatgtatgtaagtgtgtgtgtgtgtgtgtgtgtatttatatatttatatatttatgtgtgtgtgtgtgtgtatacataTACGAATATAATCCAGACAATTTCATGTTTTCAGGTATATATAGACCTATCTAAATTAAAACCCGAGCCAAAAAATTCTGGGTCTAAAATCAGAATCCAAACCCATTGGTTTGCTTTTCATACCGAAACCCAATATTTTGAGTTGGTTTTAGACGAGGTTAGTAGGCTATCGGCCTCTATTGATACCCTAGCCATACTAATAATTCCTAACTCAGCTCATTGACATCAAAATCTTCATAAAAGAAGTTCCATATTCAATCCGAGAAAGTGGTAAATGGTAAATACCTATCATAAGAAGTGTTGCCTCTTGGCTTctaatgcatgagatgtatcAAATGATTGGACGGACTTCTGTGTCATCCCATATTAAGCGTGCTATACCCTACCAGTATGGTAGCGTACAATAATAATGTTTGAtttgacatataagccaaattgGTACGTGTTGCTCGAAACCAAACGGTATCACTTGATTTCGAATGATACCATACAGAGACACTTCCTTTTTTGCAACCATATGTCGTTTAATGTTTTAGGATGCTGATTTCAATTTTGAAACTCTAGGTTCCTCCAGGAGTTGAGAGTAATATTGGTATTCCATTAAACAAAGAAAACATCTACATATCCGAGACAAGTTCACCTGCTGTGGTGGAATCATATCAAGAGCAATACCAGAGGGACTTCACGACATTTTTACAGTCCCGTTTTCAAGAACTCGGTTTCGGAGGACGAATGGTCCTGTCATTTTTGGGAAGGACTAGCAAATATGCACCAAGTGGAGAACTAAGCCAGCTTTGGGGACTACTGGCTGAGGCACTCAATGCTATGGTCCTAGAGGTATGTTCTTCTCTTTCGTAAACTTATGGTACTATAACCATGTTTTAGGTGCCAAATttcattcttatctttgtgacATCTCTCTTGAAAGAAAGCAGTTAACAAGAAGGCTAATGGAAAGAGAGTTGAGAGGGATAGAAAGATAAGAGAATTGATatagaaatatgatttctaatCCAATATTTCAAGTTTGTTTGTATTCCTTATCTCAATTAAATGAAGGTTGGTTAAGGGGACATTCTCATCGGGGGCTAAAAAGAGATCCACAACatcttttatgtttttattgttAAAATGCTATTTAATTTGCTGCATATATTGACAACCGATTCTTTGAAATGTGTTGAATATTGAATACAGGGTATCTTGCAAAAGGAAAAGGTGGATGCCTTCAATTTACCTTTTTACGCACCTTCTATGGAGGAGGTGAGGGCAGTGATACAAAGTGTAGGATTATTTGATCTCGATCGAGTAGAAATATTCAAGTCGAACTGGGATccatttgatgactctagtgatgaTCGCATATACGACAATATTATAAGCGGAGAAAATGTGGCAAAGTCTATAAGAGCAGTGATAGAACCCGTGATTGCACGTAGCTTTGGAGAGCAGATACTTGATAATTTATTCTCAAGATATGCAAAGAATGTTGCAAGGCACCTCTTGGAGGAGAAGACCAAGCATCATGTTTTTGTCATTGCTTTGAAGATAAAAGTGTGAGGATCAATTTGGATCTTTAATAATCCATCGGTACAATTCACTTGTCATGatggaaaatcaataaaaatattgattatgtcCTTAATGGTTGTAATGGTATTTAGAAAAGATTGAatcattattagtataaaatggaAGCTTGTTTCCTACTTTCTGTAatgctttcttttgttctttttttctatCGATAATGTTTGCTAAATTTTACACTTATTCAAAATAGAGAAATTGATGACAAATCCTGAAATTTTATCAGATGTGTTTATTTAAAGAGTGATGCTGCAGCAAAGCACAAGTTCAATTTACAAAAATACTAGTTTGTTGGCTATCCAAAAACTTGATTTGCAGGACTAGAGCGGATAAGTAATAAAACCTGAGAGACAACTTTGTCTctatttttcataaatttttatataaaagttAAGGTTTAGGAATATCTATTCTATATTAagcaaaataatataatttagtCTGAACTTTTATTTGAGATAAATCTATAGCCTGCTGTTCCAATACTTGGGCTCCTTTAAGCTTGGTTTCCATATACTGGTATGTGTGTGGACTGAACGCATACAGGCTAGCACAATTGGATTTGCTGGATGAGAAGAACTCATCCTTCAGCCACTGAATCGAAAGATAAAAGGGTTTTTTTGTGAGAGCTTTGGATAGCTAATCAAGAATCTTGACGCACTTCTTGCTTTGATATTTGCTGCACTCTTTCACTTGAAATGGAGGTTCTGAACCCAAATCCATGATAGCCGGGAGTAGGCATTAACGGTCTTTGCCTTTCTTGTTCACGACTCctatcttctcttttctgtGACTAATTCGAAAGATCATTCCATATAGTTGAAATCACTGAAATTTGTCTTGTTCTGTCAAGTATAGAAAATTCCATAGAATTAAACACTGTCAGTTTCAGAAAGAGCATACCAGAATTGCGTCGTAGCTTGGAACTTGACGAAAAGCAGTTGGTGCTGCTAGTTCAGATGGTGCAGCTAGCGCTAAAGTTAGGAAGGCAAGAAGGCAAGGAGTTAGTTCACAGCGTCGAAGTCTGGGTCAGGTTCTATGGTATTCCTCTGGAGTTTTGGACGGTTACTGGGTTGAGCTACATCGTGAGCGCTATTGGAAAACCTCTCCACTTGGATAGAATGACATGAGAGAAAAAATGCATTAGCTAGGCGTACTACTTACCAATTAGCAGACCCTGTAGCCTACTAAGGTTGTGCATCTATATTCTTAAATATTGGGCAACTTTAACGGTATTAGGCTGTAATAATAATTGGAGGCAACTCCATCAAAACTAGGAATGTGCTTCGAGTGATAGCTTAATTTTGAATCTTTGTGATAGTGGTGGGGAGTCTGATTAATCATTCCGTAGAAAGGATGGAAGCATTACTTGTGGAAACATTTAAAAAGTTCCTTCTAGTTTCCACGCTTGTTTGCATTCCCCTAATAGCTTAAAAAGAATGGTTCATCTCGATGCATATGCTATTAGCCCTCTTCATGATGCTCACCAAAAAAATGCCTTGTCCGTGATGAAAAGGAGTACTCCACCTGATAGTATATGCTTCCTCTTTGTAAAATAATGATGTAAAATTTTTCACAGATTAATAATCAATCCTCTTAATTTGAGGACCAAATTATCCCACCtatgatagaaaaaataaagTAAACAGATGGTAGTGTTTGAGATGAACACGGGACATGCCATATCCATTGTGAGAAGAGCCACGCCTTTCAGCCACAGAAATTAAATGACCCCAGGAAAATGACATCCCACCCTGGATTAAAAAGAGAACCCTTTGATCGGTGTCTCATGTCATGCATGACGTCAAGGAGATCGAATGCGATGCCATCGGCCAACCCGGGCCTTCAAAACGCAACCTGCCGAAATTTTAAGCTTAAAATGGGTCGGTATCTGATAAGTTATGGCTCACGTACGTACCACGGATCTGTCTCACGCGTGGGGTTGGGTCTGGGCCAAGATTACGAGCATGCCAGGTTCCAAATTGGACACCTATCTTAGAGGTGGGGTCCAGTACAAGCTCAACGGACGTATTTCCTCCTCAGGTCCCATCACGAGTTTTATTTAAGTTTCTTCTAGAAGCGCCATATGCATCGCTCGGATGACGTCAATGGATTACGGATTATGGCATGAAGCGTCACGAATTATGATGGCAGTGTTCGTACTTGGGAGCGAACCACAGCCTCTCACCAACCTCACCCAAGAGAAGGTGGCCTCGAAAGAACAAACCGGTGGAGGCATGTACTAGGCTGTCATTAATCTAGTAGAAGGTGTTGAAAATATACTgtcccagaaaattttaaatctataatactctacttcaacaaataataggcagaaataagcttacagaaaataaatagagaaagtggaaaaatggaacccgagatgctgaggcgtggtatgttggtcactttccttgaagtagatttcgccgccttacagtgcactaggcttggatggcgttctactcctgagatacaacagcctctcgcactgttccttctgcctcaatgatttgcacggatcaaagaagctttcgaacccagaatcagtatgcagcaagcccattgattgaaagaaaaatagcaaaCAGGGAGAATAGTAGTTTTCTgctttcaaattatatatgtctcctgtctaatccgaagaggtctatttatagacttcttcgggacagacgcgacccaaaaccgatccaacggtcaaaaccggtaagaaagtttgaaaaaacactgggagtatggccagcggatgcgaggtcggttgcgaagaggtgctaacgaggaagcgacgtggctccTCGTGCTATGGGTGCGAGGCACGGCCCACGCACCTCTTGGCTCATCGTACCCgttgtccgacctcggctcctctgggctcATCACACCTGTGGTCCGACCTCGGCCTCGGCTCTTCGCGCTTCAGTTGAGGTgggtcggacgagcacaggcacacagaacctcggacgagcaggggcagggcccagcgagcacaagcacatgcgcaaagaaccttcgctcggacaagcacaggcacagctcggctgcagagaacctcggctcggacaagcacatgcccagctcggctgcagagaacctcggctcggacaaggAGGGAACATCCCAACGAGCACAAGAAAACCAAGCTTTACGTAATGGAAATAAAAAGGAGGGAATGGGAATCGAACCTGTTATCTCATCCCCACCCAAACAACACACCAACCACCAAGCCAAACTCCCTTATTAACatatatgtataatatatatattttaagtatgaaaacttttaatcattatttaataaaaatctaacattcccccgcctgattaaaatgttttcaaaactttataaaataaaaaatagtcaaaccgggcttgtttatgtcacgacttcaataaaggtagcttgcggctttgaacctttacctagtgaaagtatattttcatctgaaaggtatagtggtagctaaaaagctttgaaccaaatcctttggttcagatttctatatacttcacccatgacaaatgcaaatactgggttcattataggtggtgctttttctggccttatgcaccaatatctcagtttcatgagtgctctaggggttaaacccttatccccatagactgcggccacacagtcacactcacataggtgagtcctccaagggtgctcgcagcacagcaccttgccatagactcggactcattcagagttttaaacTCTTCCGTATACCTCTGCTGTATTTAGCACTCACATCACAGGGAGAGACTAAATGACATAAAGTCATTTTATTATAGTGCTAACTAATCATTAAACAACTTGTTTTTCCCGTTGAACCTTTCgtcttgggatctccagtcagaaaaggttgggttgccattgtcaatgattccttatgggtttcagtcccatcctctttgatgtttctatgacttTGCTTCTAGCCAGTCCTTTAGTTAAAGGATCTGCTAGGTTATCTTTAGATCCAACAAATTCCAAAGTTATGATACCATTTTTAATTAGGTATCTAATAGTCTTATGTCTCACACTAATGTGTCTTCTGTTTCTCTTGTTATACTCAGTATTTCTACAAGTATTAATTGCAGCTTCATTATCACATAACAGAGAGATAGCAGGTATAGGCTTTTCCATAATAGGTATTTCAGACATAAGATTCTTAAACCATTCTGCTTCTTGACTTGCAGAATCTAAGGCTACAATCTCAGCCTCCATAGTGGATCTTGTGATCACagtttgtttggatgatctccaagcaacagctgcaccacccaacatgaatatgtatccactagttccttttcggttcactgaatcagtgatccaactagcatcactgtatccttcaagtacagcgggaaatcttgagtaatgtaaaccataatacatggtacctctcaagtatctaagtactctatccagtgcttcccagtgactaagactagggcaactattaaacctactgagcttttctatagcataagaaatgtcaggtctacttgtatttgcaacatacatcagtgtcccaataatttgaacatatttctcttgggccactggatcacctttattgcacttcaagttcaaaccatgctcataaggtgtactcactggtttacagttgtacttatcaaatttcttcaatattttctcaatatattgtgattgatcaaagattataccatcaggtattctggtaatcctgttaccaagaattacctctgcctgacctaaatctttcatatcaaaattattagataagaaagttttgatatcagtcaccatattcatatcagtacaaaaaattaaaatatcatcaacatataaacacaagatcatacatgaatcattttctaactttgaatataagcacttatctgattcatttgctttaaagccataagaaacaattattttatcaaatttcctatgccattgcttaggagcttgttttaaaccatagagggatttgactaacctacaaacttttctttcctgtccttgagccacatatccctctggctgatccatatagatctcttcctctaaatcaccatgaaggaaggcagtcttgacatccatttgatgaattatcaaattatggattgaagccagtgcaattaaagtacgaattgtggttatcctagttacaggagaatatgtatcaaagtagtcaataccctctttctgagaaaagtccttagcaactaatcttgctttatatttttcaatagaaccatcaggtcttaatttcttcttaaatatccatttacaacctatagccttactaccaggtggtaagtcagttaaaaaccatgttttattagtcataagtgaattcatttcactattaatagcttccttccaaaacatagaatctaatgagttcatagcatctttataagttttaggatcatcttcaaccataaaagtatagaaatcagatccaatgtaataaccccaaaatttttttttttatttattttttttatataaaaaaagggatagaatagtcctttaaaattgatataaggggtaaaattggaaggaatcaaaagttaatggcataatagtagatgcgttgaagtgttaggggcaaaatgggaaggaatcaaaagataatggcataattgcaGATATATCGAAGTGGTAAGGGCAAAATgagaaattaataatattaaaaaaaggatgaatagtgctttgatgtgatttaaatggggtggttggtggctcacgggaatgaaaccgagagagagggagtctcaggcgacagagaggaagaaaaagaagaagaggaaaggaaaggaagaaaggaagaggaagaagaggaagaaaaagaaagggaaaggaatcccgggtgcacttccagctgaagggaaaaacatagatctccttcccctctacgcaaggacctcgatttttaaaaagaaaaaggtaaatatccgtccctatctagtcttttggtgacattaggctatacaaagggtggatgtagtctagaggggtcagataagggttgtagaggtggttaaaagagaaagaatcggatttcgacaaatttttccggcactacggaaaaactgtgtcgaagtcccaacttcggcgaattatttagggggccaaacggcctccgatgatgatgcatgttacctctttggaatcccctatgagtgtagaatgttaggtaaaaatttcatcaaatctggagtttggaaagtggatcaaacctaggatgaagtaaccggctgtcggtccgggttactgttcatccgagtgggaaaataagaaattttatgccaaaatagggtattaagcctagattaggctaagagaaaccttgtactcatgcaagggagtccctaatacacataaatgatgagttaattaatagaaaaggaaaaagagaaagaaaagaaaagatttagggaacgggggagttgaatcaattaaagttccctatattataattggcacgtagattatggcccttgatacaagactaaatgtattgtaaatgcatgtcacagttgggcaag
It encodes the following:
- the LOC120111343 gene encoding anthranilate O-methyltransferase 2-like, with the protein product MGMKVEQVLHMVGGAGETSYATNSRVQEKAIFEAKPIVEEALREVYKTALPESMVVADLGCSSGPNTFHVVFEAIDIVDDQSRRLGRPPPEILFFLNDLPGNDFNSIFQSLEGYEVKLKEEKQERIPPFYVVGVPGSFYGRLFPSRSVHFFHSSFCLMWLSRVPPGVESNIGIPLNKENIYISETSSPAVVESYQEQYQRDFTTFLQSRFQELGFGGRMVLSFLGRTSKYAPSGELSQLWGLLAEALNAMVLEGILQKEKVDAFNLPFYAPSMEEVRAVIQSVGLFDLDRVEIFKSNWDPFDDSSDDRIYDNIISGENVAKSIRAVIEPVIARSFGEQILDNLFSRYAKNVARHLLEEKTKHHVFVIALKIKV